One Oncorhynchus keta strain PuntledgeMale-10-30-2019 chromosome 22, Oket_V2, whole genome shotgun sequence DNA window includes the following coding sequences:
- the LOC118401212 gene encoding titin-like isoform X1 gives MTSRRPMTRSYSGNGRSGGSYNEEEPSSSNGRLESSNYLSNVRPENSYSRYSQSRSSRSTLFGVMAQLTEDTQPVFETTVKSKAVSENCNVKLTCVVTGNPAPELTWYRDDMELDRYCGLPKYKIGCNGKTHTLHIYNCTVDDAAIYQASARNSKGIVSCSGVLEVGTMSEYKIHQRFFSKLKQKAENKKRELEESRKRGKENIQKEPLEQQPLRRSPIPSQRKRRASSVPSSPPDGEEITVSQGAEAVEQLSPAVEEPNGVSAKASEPAPVKPTENGGKIPIRETREAKKKIKISNGVDSGVVSSSHTGPGSSHIGPGTGENSYDGGISLSQFLADTLHSQTAEEKIPAQVEETLAAETMDTTAADPETDVREEKGRERILGEQEREKMRGGELSIESEKERAREAEQLHRTTAHSDTASEVKMEAKTHAHKEGDHHDHHHMQETLSNVLHSVKYFFFGKSKKDHTSHDHHVKGQESERGHTLAPTQPYPSLPHPHPQEQDGQPEVYKTSTEETVPMEVDGLQKALITLLPHQQPDSLEQLNPDEHERGITISHPEEPPSASKRAPESVPHSLKHVEQRAMDVCLEVISNTTETVPMSGPPALSEAAEDQTQADSVPHMVVSAPHEINIQVFSSGTDQVTRLNDKTEDLHKQGISDSTRNPDPSSGAGPHKSNLTSMDDSGSAPNNNVPPTVSQCLIESEKEKEMHVDDKGIESVYKNHEEKSDVKAENQPCPTLNVSAGIFDIKTPAVEERIETCHFKTQEQQTLTLDDKVSTHDSKSQDKYIDTLQENVETISSKVHIECIPVLEESKEKIHNKEEEIHFKRLEESSPTLLQKSLMNRDLKIPDEYPPVAGESIEDHDLNTKRKSLLALEKSVESALKVECTPALENRLVDCPFGNHNVRLQRNEVPTLTMEKRVDIVTEIMVEMLGESKSHSERQPVRGSAIVPAEQPVAASVTNRKANATHLGGYSRNVTEIRIVDSALKIPEIKIIVTEQQTKEEPMIIPNLKITEPEVKEPTQPLIHITPNDPTSESAIFQKDDAKDVLDIMITEKSAAVTPVMIDVTPTQESKQNNIIIEPMEKVQEVTPVEEAKPPTAEKPTNSECLTKTDNKFIPKRNVSYSDDSELDHEHPQVKHLVLDTGTSEEVPKVPLFVVPPISVICEDSPFESEEILKNESKESESFVAMLRGVKSDLENSSTLESDKPHSIPQKQTIETKERSVIDNIPSVSYKPVMPTEETTIQKAEDISITETDKVKPLKESRIESYIIGDEPRERTPIERLAVKPPTPPRSPSTLRRLMSRTPPAITVDDPANNEKAGLEQRGGDTPTSSLSCESSPKLKRRDSLTLIRSATPEELASGARRKIFIPREGEGVVVALGVGGSPLDTQVKEATPYLSPSQARRAAFLQAPAGSQTPPLERRSPLLSRRKATLEVPKVVETNTEEPESPKTEVKPPEKEKLNPFKAPQVIRKIRGEPFPDASGHLKLWCQFFNVLSDSSIKWYRDEEEIVEVKRSGGDESQVALAIVQTSSQDCGVYGCKIKNEFGTDSTDFLLSVDLLSEYFLREDLEVGEEIEMTQMLFTKGLANPGYWGEKFFGRIMTQEAHLGEGCAHKACRVKVIYGLDPVFESGTNCIIKVQNPIAYGTNEDSNLAERNMEITKQECKIQNTVREYCKIFAAEARVIENFGFSLEVSPLYLMYRPANSVPYATVEADLKDIFLKYCMMDAKGRLITRATSEVEMKCCSFQHWIHQWTNGNLLVTGLEGVGPKITKVRIVTKLKGYQGLTEDGSPKVFEQFLTQHQCNYYCGLLSLRTLKPMDTLQQPPKIKVSRSPLLGRKLGSSSPQLNRKLLSSSPQLQRKGLNSPLTTRKSTSSPKVPRKTGETENKSTAKPNAEDRLKVVV, from the exons ATGACTTCCAGAAGACCAATGACCCGTTCTTACTCTGGCAACGGGAGGTCCGGCGGCAGCTACAATGAGGAGGAGCCCAGCTCTTCGAATGGCCGCTTGGAGAGCAGCAACTACCTCTCCAATGTCAGGCCTGAAAACAG CTACTCAAGGTATTCTCAATCCAGGTCATCGAG GAGTACATTGTTCGGTGTGATGGCTCAGCTGACTGAGGACACCCAGCCTGTATTTGAGACCACCGTTAAATCCAAGGCTGTGTCAGAGAATTGTAATGTGAAGTTGACATGTGTGGTTACAG GTAACCCAGCCCCAGAACTGACGTGGTACCGAGACGACATGGAGTTGGACCGATACTGCGGTCTTCCAAAATATAAAATTGGCTGCAATGGAAAAACTCACACACTCCATATTTACAA CTGCACAGTGGATGATGCAGCCATCTATCAGGCTTCAGCCAGGAACAGCAAAGGCATTGTCTCCTGCTCTGGGGTTCTGGAGGTAGGCACCATGAGCGAGTACAAGATCCACCAGAGGTTCTTTTCCAAGCTGAAACAGAAGGCAGAGAACAAGAAGAGGGAGTTGGAggagagcaggaaaaggggcAAGGAGAACATCCAGAAAGAGCCTCTGGAACAGCAGCCTCTCCGAAGAAGCCCGATCCCATCTCAGAGGAAACGCCGGGCCTCAAGCGTCCCCTCCTCACCACCAGATGGGGAGGAGATCACAGTCAGCCAGGGGGCAGAGGCTGTGGAGCAGCTATCACCTGCTGTTGAAGAACCTAATGGGGTCAGTGCTAAAGCCAGTGAACCGGCTCCAGTAAAACCTACAGAGAATGGGGGCAAAATTCCCATCAGAGAAACCAGAGAAGCCAAAAAGAAAATAAAGATCTCAAATGGTGTAGATTCTGGTGTTGTCAGCAGTAGTCATACAGGACCAGGCAGTAGTCATATAGGCCCGGGCACCGGAGAAAATTCATATGATGGAGGGATAAGTTTGTCTCAATTTCTGGCAGATACCCTTCATTCGCAGACTGCTGAAGAAAAGATCCCTGCACAAGTGGAGGAAACATTGGCAGCGGAGACAATGGATACTACTGCTGCTGATCCTGAAACGGATgtgagagaggaaaaggggagagagaggattctTGGAGAACAggaaagagagaaaatgagaggggGAGAACTGTCAATTGAGAGCGAAAAAGAAAGAGCAAGAGAAGCAGAACAGTTGCACAGGACAACAGCACATAGTGACACAGCCTCCGAAGTCAAAATGGAGGCTAAGACACATGCCCACAAGGAGGGAGATCATCACGATCACCACCACATGCAGGAAACTCTTTCCAATGTGCTCCACTCAGTCAAATACTTTTTCTTTGGTAAGAGCAAGAAGGATCATACTTCTCATGATCATCATGTGAAAGgtcaggagagcgagagaggtcaTACATTAGCCCCAACACAGCCATACCCTAGCCTTCCCCATCCACATCCACAAGAGCAAGATGGTCAACCAGAGGTGTATAAAACCTCCACAGAGGAGACAGTACCCATGGAGGTAGATGGGCTACAGAAAGCCCTGATAACTCTGTTACCACACCAGCAGCCAGATTCATTGGAGCAGCTGAACCCAGATGAACACGAGCGTGGAATTACTATTTCACACCCAGAAGAACCCCCTTCAGCTTCCAAAAGAGCACCAGAAAGTGTGCCTCATTCACTGAAGCATGTTGAGCAGAGGGCCATGGATGTATGTCTGGAGGTGATCAGCAACACTACAGAGACAGTGCCCATGTCTGGCCCTCCAGCCCTCAGTGAG GCTGCCGAGGATCAGACCCAGGCAGACTCAGTCCCCCACATGGTTGTTTCAGCCCCACATGAGATAAACATCCAAGTGTTTTCATCCGGGACTGATCAGGTGACAAGACTAAATGATAAAACTGAAGATTTACACAAACAGGGTATATCTGACTCTACACGGAACCCAGACCCCAGCAGTGGAGCAGGTCCCCACAAGTCAAACCTAACTAGTATGGATGACAGTGGGAGTGCTCCTAACAATAATGTCCCACCCACAGTCAGCCAGTGCCTCATCGAAAGTGAAAAAGAGAAGGAAATGCATGTGGATGACAAGGGCATTGAAAGTGTCTATAAGAATCATGAAGAGAAAAGTGATGTCAAAGCAGAGAATCAACCATGTCCCACTTTAAATGTGAGTGCAGGGATATTTGATATCAAAACACCTGCTGTGGAAGAGAGAATTGAAACATGCCATTTTAAAACACAAGAGCAGCAGACTCTTACTTTGGATGATAAAGTTAGTACACACGATTCTAAGTCCCAAGACAAGTATATTGATACTTTGCAAGAGAATGTAGAGACAATTTCTTCAAAAGTACACATAGAATGCATCCCGGTTTTAGAGGAGAGTAAAGAGAAAATACATAACAAGGAGGAGGAGATACATTTCAAAAGATTGGAGGAATCTTCTCCCACTTTGCTGCAAAAGAGTTTAATGAATAGAGATCTAAAAATACCAGATGAATACCCTCCTGTGGCAGGGGAGAGCATAGAGGACCATGATCTCAACACAAAAAGGAAATCTCTCTTAGCTTTAGAGAAAAGTGTTGAAAGTGCCTTAAAAGTGGAATGTACTCCTGCTTTGGAGaataggttagtggactgtccaTTTGGCAACCATAATGTGAGATTACAGAGAAATGAGGTGCCAACCCTCACTATGGAGAAACGGGTTGACATTGTGACTGAGATAATGGTAGAAATGCTGGGTGAATCTAAGAGCCACTCAGAGAGACAGCCTGTGAGAGGCTCTGCCATTGTGCCCGCTGAGCAACCAGTGGCAGCATCAGTTACCAATCGAAAGGCTAATGCCACTCATCTGGGTGGATATTCTAGAAATGTAACAGAGATTAGAATTGTAGATTCTGCTCTTAAAATCCCAGAAATCAAAATTATTGTGACAGAACAACAGACAAAAGAAGAGCCAATGATTATACCAAATCTAAAGATTACGGAACCAGAAGTCAAAGAGCCTACACAGCCATTAATACATATTACACCCAATGACCCTACATCAGAGTCAGCCATTTTCCAAAAGGATGATGCAAAAGATGTTTTAGACATAATGATCACAGAAAAAAGTGCAGCTGTTACCCCAGTGATGATTGATGTGACACCCACTCAAGAAAGTAAGCAGAATAATATTATCATCGAACCAATGGAGAAAGTGCAGGAGGTTACACCAGTTGAAGAGGCAAAACCGCCTACGGCAGAGAAACCAACGAATAGTGAGTGCCTCACAAAGACGGATAATAAGTTCATTCCTAAAAGAAATGTTTCATATTCTGATGATAGTGAACTAGACCATGAGCATCCACAAGTTAAGCACCTCGTCTTAGATACAGGAACATCGGAGGAAGTACCCAAAGTGCCTCTGTTTGTGGTCCCTCCTATTTCTGTAATCTGTGAGGATAGCCCTTTTGAAAGCGAAGAGATTCTTAAAAATGAGAGTAAAGAATCAGAATCCTTCGTGGCTATGCTCAGGGGGGTCAAGAGTGATTTAGAAAATTCTTCTACCCTTGAGTCTGACAAACCCCATAGTATTCCACAAAAACAGACTATAGAAACAAAGGAACGTAGCGTGATAGACAATATCCCCTCTGTGTCATATAAACCCGTAATGCCAACAGAAGAAACAACAATCCAAAAAGCTGAGGACATCAGTATTACAGAAACTGATAAGGTAAAACCACTCAAAGAGTCAAGGATAGAGTCTTACATCATTGGCGATGAACCAAGAGAAAGAACCCCTATTGAGAGGCTTGCTGTCAAACCCCCAACACCCCCCAGGAGTCCCAGTACTCTTCGTAGGTTAATGTCCAGGACTCCCCCTGCCATTACTGTGGATGATCCTGCTAACAATGAGAAGGCAGGATTGgagcagagaggtggagacacCCCAACATCCTCCCTGTCTTGTGAGAGCAGCCCCAAGCTGAAAAGAAGggacagtctgaccctcatccgCTCTGCCACGCCTGAGGAGCTGGCGTCTGGAGCTCGCCGCAAGATCTTCATccccagggagggagaaggggtagTGGTGGCGCTGGGTGTGGGTGGTAGCCCACTGGACACCCAGGTCAAGGAGGCGACTCCATACTTGTCGCCCAGTCAGGCTCGCAGGGCAGCATTCCTGCAGGCCCCAGCAGGCTCACAGACCCCACCGCTGGAGAGACGCTCCCCTCTGCTGAGCCGTAGGAAGGCAACTCTGGAGGTGCCTAAAGTTGTGGAGACCAACACAGAGGAGCCAGAGAGCCCAAAGACTGAGGTCAAACCTCCTGAAAAGGAGAAGCTGAACCCCTTCAAAG CTCCTCAGGTTATCCGTAAAATCAGGGGAGAGCCCTTCCCAGATGCCTCAGGACACTTGAAACTCTGGTGCCAGTTCTTCAACGTGCTCAGTGACTCCTCCATCAAGTGGTACAGGGACGAGGAAGAGATAGTTGAGGTGAAAAGAAG TGGAGGAGATGAGAGCCAAGTAGCGCTGGCCATCGTCCAGACATCCAGTCAAGATTGTGGGGTGTACGGCTGCAAAATCAAGAACGAATTTGGGACTGATTCAACTGACTTCCTTCTCAGCGTAGACT TACTTTCAGAGTACTTCCTGCGTGAGGATTTAGAAG TTGGAGAAGAGATAGAAATGACTCAAATGCTATTCACCAAAGGCCTAGCAAACCCAGGATACTGGGGGGAGAAGTTCTTTGGGCGCATCATGACACAAGAGGCCCACCTGGGAGAGGGCTGTGCACACAAGGCCTGCAGGGTGAAGGTCATCTATGGCCTGGACCCTGTGTTTGAGTCCGGAACCAACTGCATCATCAAAGTACAAAACCCCATCGCCTATGGGACCAATGAGGACAGTAACCTTGCAGAGAGAAACATGGAAATTACTAAGCAG gagtgCAAAATCCAAAACACAGTTCGGGAGTATTGCAAAATCTTTGCTGCTGAGGCGAGGGTGATTGAAAACTTTGGCTTTTCACTGGA AGTGAGCCCTCTTTATCTGATGTACCGCCCTGCCAACTCGGTCCCATATGCCACTGTAGAGGCTGACCTGAAGGACATCTTCCTCAAGTACTGTATGATGGATGCCAAAGGCAGGCTGATCACCAGAGCCACCTCAGAGGTGGAAATGAAATGCTGCTCCTTCCAGCATTGGATCCACCAATGGACAAACGGCAACTTACTGGTCACTGGGCTGGAGG GTGTTGGACCAAAGATCACTAAAGTTAGAATCGTCACAAAATTGAAGGG GTATCAAGGCCTTACAGAGGATGGTTCTCCTAAGGTGTTTGAGCAGTTCCTGACTCAGCATCAGTGTAACTACTACTGTGGGCTTCTCAGCCTGAGAACCCTGAAGCCCATGGACACCCTACAGCAGCCCCCCAAAATCAAAGTCTCCCGAAGCCCCCTGCTCGGCAGAAAGTTGGGCTCATCCAGCCCTCAGCTCAACAGGAAGTTGCTCTCATCCAGCCCCCAGCTACAGAGAAAAGGACTTAACAGCCCCTTGACAACCAGAAAGTCAACCTCCAGCCCAAAGGTGCCAAGAAAGACTGGGGAGACAGAAAACAAGTCCACAGCCAAACCCAATGCCGAGGACAGACTCAAAGTTGTGGTATGA